From the genome of Phycisphaerae bacterium:
TTGGGACATAAACGTATTTTCCCGGCACCGGAATAATAAGGACGCAGTTTTACCATCCACATACCTTGCTTGACATTAAAACCAGGCACGAAATGTCCATTGTTGTCATTGGCATACATAGTTAACATCATACCCCATTGCTTGACGTTATTTCTGCATACCGTAGCCTTAGCCTGTCCCTGAGCTCTTCGTAAAGCCGGCATCAGCATAGCAAGCAATATAGCGATAATAGATATAACTACCAAAAGCTCAACTAATGTAAAACCGATTCGTTTTTTCATACCCAATTTTCCTTCCATATAAAATGGCCCCTCATCCCTTAGACTTTAATTATAGGGGGCTGATTGGAGGAAGTCAGCCCCCCTTCTTATATTAATATTTAAATTACGGCCACAATAATGGATTTTCCATCCATCGAGCCGCCATTACTGCGAAATCTTCAAAGTTCACCTGATCATCCGCAACTGCGTTAGCCTGGGATAATACAGGTTGTGTTATCGAACTTCCGCCGGCGAGCGACAAAATTTCCGCATCTGAAAGTGCCCGATTATACAAACGGAAATCATCCATAGCGCCTGCAAAGTAGCCGCCTTCACTGTCTTCGTATCTCCATGCGCCTATCGTAAAGTAACCGGTTCCCACCGCTCGCATGACTGGGGCGTTAGCATCTGCATACTCGGCCACGGCATAACCATTGCGGTATATCCTCATTATGCCGGTAGTATAGTCCTTGGTGAATGCATAATGTTCCCACTCGTTCAGAACATGCAGAGGATTGGTAAAACCATACCTTCCCCAGAACAGTTGATCCTGATAGGTGTTTGGATAGATTCCGCAGGTATATTGCAAATCTCCGGTCCATTCAGACCAAATCTGCAGATTTCCGCTGCCGGAACCGATTTGGAAGATTTGTTCGCCTGCCGCATGACCATTATCTTTAAGCCACAACGCAATTGTTGAACGTCCTCCAAGATTAACATCCTTAACGGCATTAGGAATTGGATCTAATGTCAAATATTGATAGGCACCATCAAAGACAAGGGCATTGCCGCTATAACCAGCTACAAAATCGCCGTCAAAAATAAGATACCCATCATAGCCATTACTCGAAGAATCATATGCGACAGCTCCGCCGGTTTCATCAAACTTATACCAGATAAGCAGGTTAGGATCCGAGGTGGGCGGTGCTGCTGCAGTAACCTGATAATCGCTATCCAGCCAACTGTCTACAAGGATTACGAAATCGTCCATATTAACCATACAGTCATTGTTGAAATCAGCATCGGCGTTTTGGTCAAGACTAATATTAAAACCTGTAGGACACCAACGAGGATACAGTGAAATATTGTCCACATAAAGAATACCCGAGCCGCCGGGCGAAACCTTGTCGCCTAAACCAATCTTAAGGTTCTTTACCTTTCCAAGATACACTCCGCCATCGCTGAATTTTTTCACATCAATAAGCCACCATGACCAATATTCATTCAACTGCTGGACAACTCCGTTCGAATCAGGATAGTTTACTGTAACACTGTGATTATTGAAATCTTTAACGGTAACGTACAACCTCTCAACCTGGTTGGTTGGCTCGCCGTGAAGTGAAATGCCCAGCAAAGCAACGCCTCCCCTAATCCAATTCCGCTTGTCTCCGGTCGTCGGGAGAGGATAATTAACTTCCGAATACCATGGAGAACTGCCGTTGTTGTAATTAATCTGCATAGCGTTATAATCAAGAGTGGCCGTTTCTCCATCTGAGAACAAAGTTGCAGTAGATATGCTGGCGCCGCCAGCAACTTTCCAGGCATCCGTTATCCACGGATGTGTGCTGCCGCCGGTTGGATAATAGCCGTCGAAATTGTCGATAAGCTTATAATCAGCAGTTGTAAACGTCCAAATCCGACCCTTCCAAAGGTTTGGCTCCGATGATATCGTGTTAACTTCATCTATTCTCCAATAATACCTCTTTGTACCCAAAAGAAGTTCTCCCGGATTATAAGACAAAGTTGTTACTCTTCCTCTATATATTCCAGCGGTCGATGTATCAGCGTTATTAACATCGCTTAAACTTGTTCCAAGGTATACATTATGTGCATTTGCTGAAATGCCTTTTGACCAGGCAAGTGTCGCATTGGCAACGACATTTTCTGCATTATTAACAGGAACAGGAGCCCATGCGATATTGGGATCCATAACGGTAAATCTCCATATTTTACCCTTATAGGTAACAGTATTAACTTCATCTATTCTCCAATAGTACGTCTTCAGTGCTGACAGAGCACTGGGAGGATCATAAGCTGCAACGGCATAGTTGCCCTTGAAAATTCCGGCAGGAGTAGTATGATCGGCCGTATTTACATCGCTAAAAGTTGTGCCTAAATAAACATCGTGAGATGCCGCACTGACACCCTTAGTCCAGTAAAGATTAACGTCCAAAGCAACTTCCTGAGCGTAATTCCCGGGGCTGGGTAACGATGCATAATTAGGATCTCCGGGCAGGCCGGTTACAGTAGTCTTACCGGCATTACGGACATCATAATCACATTGTATCTCTCCTAAACCGCTATAAGCCAAAACTTTGCTTTCACCCATAAGGTTGTTAATCGCCGTAACTTTATTTCCATTCAATATCAGCGTTCCGCCGGCAATATTTATCAGAGTTGTATCTCCAGTTTGACAATAGATGTCATTGGCTGCAATAGTTCCATTGTATAAATTAATATAGCCTGAGCCATGAGTGCCGGCCTGCTGGCCGGTATAAGAAGGCTGAAGTCCGCCTGGACACCGCAATGTTCCTATAACATTGACGTCACCATCGCGCACATTAAGATAACCGATGCCTTCGCTGCCGACCCATAAATCACCGCCGACATTAATAATACCGCCATTTATAACATTAACATCACCGGTAGCTTTGTTAGTGTTCCACGTTGTGTCCTTTGCTCCGATAGTCAGAGTACGAACTACATTAAGTGTTTCCCCATCAATATCCAGCGTAGCTATGCCTGGAACATCAGGGGCCCAATCGCCTACAAAAAGGTCGCGACAAATGTGAAAATTCGGATCAGGGTTGCAGGACGAATTTAGCGTACAGTATGCCGGAAGTGTGCTCATATGAACATCATTTACCTCCCTGGGCGGGGACGTAGCTGTACCGCCACCGATTGCACCATCATACCACCAGTTAGCCGGCTCCGTCCACAACGAACTGACAGGAGCAGGACTTTCGTCGGCGCCTTTCCACCACATATCCGGAGCCGCCGCAAAAATATTGGCGGCCAATACTAATTGCAAAGCAATGGAAACAATTATAAATAATATTGGTTTCCTACACATTTCTTGTCCTCCTTCTATATCTGAAATATATCTTTGATTTATACATAATACCAAAATATAAGACTTATATGCTTTGCTGATACATGCAAAAAGACAAAATTTAAATAAAGGGGCCGCCTAAATTGCGGCCCCAAAAACGCATTTTAAGCAATTATGCTCTTTTCCTGCGAACTAAAGCTAATCCGCCAAGACCAAGCATAACCATTGTTGCCGGCTCCGGAACAGACGCATTGTCATAAACAACTCCGTCTCCGCTGGTCCAGCCCCACTGCTCGATTTTGAAAGAAATATGTGCTGTTCCTTCCGGAGCAGTCCATAATCCTTCGCCTGTAGATGCACTGAACAGGTGCCAGGCATCATCACCGCCGCCAGTAGTGGTGTAGTCAAAGATTGGTACATAAGCATAGTTAATATAGGCCCAAGAGGAATCCAAATACTGAACGGTTAGACCTGCTCCATTCCAACTGCCCGATGGTACATAATACGCCACACCAACGGTAACATTTAAACCTTCATACGCCGCAACATCCTGACCAATCTGACCGCTCGAACCATTACCAGTAAATAGTTGCGCGGCATAAGAGCCTTCATAAACCGGGCTAGTTACAATTCCAACAGCTTGGTTGTCCGTATCGGCCAAATACGTCCACCAGCCCTCGAAAGTTCCTGTTTCGAATCCGCTGTTCCAAAGCAGATTCACGGCTTGAGCAGGAACAACAGCCGCTGCCAATACCATAATGACACATAGAATTTTCTTTACCATCTTCTCTTCTCCTAAAAAAATATTAATATTTTGAAGACATTTACTTTTGACGCTACTCTTTTTCATCTATCCCAAGGCCCTCCTAAACAATACAATAAGATTGTATCTGCCGAACTTACAATAATTATACCAAAACGCATTTCTCCAATGAACGCCACTTTGCGTTTATTTTTAACCATTTTGCGGCTAAAGCTTGACTTCAAATAGCCCTGAAGGGTATTATTAGACATTATAATAATTGCATATTATTCCTGAAATCAGGCTCAATATCCGGCATAAACTGGTAAGTAGTTAATAAAGGTGGTTAATATGTGGAAAGTTATATTGCTATTCGACACATCAGGAGCAGCCTCCAGAAGAACTATACAGGGGATAGCAAGATATTCGAGCATTCACGGCCCATGGGTCTTTTTCAGAGATCCGCCGTTTTATATGATCACCAATGGCAAGTTGAAAACAATAAAAAAGCTGCCTGATTTGGGCGACCAGAAAGCAGACGGTATTATCGCCCACATAGCCTATACAAGAAACGGCAGTCAGTTCATACCGGAGGAAATACCGGCGATAGTAAGTCCCTACTCGATACAGCAGTTTCCTAATTTTCGAAATTTGATTACCGATAACGTCGCTCTTGGAAAAATGGCGGCAGAATATTTTCTTGATCGCGGATTCCGCAATTTTGCATATTGCGGTTTTGGCGGTATGTACTGGTCGCGTGAGAGAGGAGAGAGTTTCGCTAAACGGATTACAAAAGCAGGCTTCAAAACACATTTTTATCAATACGGTCAATTATGGTCGCGACGAAAACCTTCCAGGGCGGACAACCAGGCGCTGCTCGCCGAGTGGCTAAAATCGCTGCCGAAACCGTTGGCCGTTATGGCGTGCAATGATGACCGCGGGCAGGATATCACAGAGTCCTGTAAAATCGCGGGCTTGCATGTGCCGTATGACGTAGCGGTGCTCGGAGTGGATAATGATGACATGGTCTGCGATTTGACTAATCCCCCGCTTTCGAGCATAGCGGTAAATAATGAAAGGGCAGGATACGAAGCGGCAGAACTGCTTGATTATATGATGGCCGGCAAAAAAACCACTAAGCAGGTGATAGTAGCCCGGCCGACACATATCGTAACCAGACAATCAACTGACGTCTTCGCGGCAGAAGACCGGGACGTAGGCAAGGCACTGCGTTTTATCAACGAACACGCCAAGGAGTTAATTCGTGTCGATGAAGTGGTAAGTGCCGCGGCTTTGTCACGCCGTGTACTTGAACGACGATTCCGTCAGGCTCTCGGACGTTCAATACTCGAAGAAATCAGACGTGTGCGCATCGAACAGGTCATCAGAATGCTTGTCGATACAAATATGCCGATATCCCAAATAGCGGATGCCCTCGGATACGCCGGTTTTGAGCATATCGCAAGATACTTCCGTCAGGAGAAAGGAATGAGCCTGCTGGCTTATCGAAAACAATATGGTCAGAAATAAACGTTTTCCCATTGTTATCATCATTGCTGTCTGTTTGGCAATATGCGCTAATTTATTTGCAGCGGATGAGCCATTTAAAATGCCTGCAAATAAATCGCCCCAGGAAATACGCGGTGAGATTAACGTCTGGGCATGGACAATTGCCGCAGGCAGCCTGCAGAAGTTACTGCCTCAGTTCAATGAGAAATATCCTAATATTAAAGTAAATATAAGTAAGACCGGATGGCAGGTTCAGTCGCGCCTTTTGCTTTCGCTGGCTGCAGGAGTCGGTGCGCCGGACATAACACAGTTGCTGGGAATGGAAACACAGAGATATACTTTTACCGGCCAGCTTATGGATTTAACCGGCGTCGCCGGACAATACGAAAAAGACTTCGTTCCATCGACATGGAAGAATTGTCTGTACGAAGGAAAGTTGTGCGCGATTCCATGGGACTTCGGTCCATGCGCGGTTTTTTACAAGAGACACATCTTTAAACAATACAATATAGACCCGAACACAATCGAGACATGGGACGATTACGTCGCGGCTGGTAAAATTATTTTTGAAAAATCGAATGGCAAGACCAAAATGTTTCATCTGCCGACAGGTATGCTTTTTGAAGTATATCTGATTATGATCCAGCAGAACGGCGGACAGCTTTTTGATGACCAGGGACGGATTGCAGTTAACTCGAAAGAATCGCTGCAGGTAATCTCCCTGCTGAAACGAATGCTCGAATCCGGCGTAACAGTCAACGACCCCCTTTACACCCACGCTCACTACGCCTCGTTAAGAATGGATACTGTTGCCACATATCCGATGGCGGCATGGTGGGGTGGAACAATCAAAGACTACGCTCCTGAGACTGCCGGCGACTGGGGAATTTTCAGACTTCCCGCTTTAGAGCCGGGCGGACTTCGTGCAAGCAGTTCCGGCGGTTCGGTCTTAGTCATTCCCGACCAGTGCAAAAATAAGGAAGCAGTCTGGGCATTCGTGGATTTCGCCTTATGCAATACAAAGGCACAGATAGAGCAATACAAAAATTTCGATTTGTTTCCGACCTGGCTGCCGGCGTATAAGGACCCGTTCTTTGACGAGCCTGACCCATTCTATGGAGGTCAAAAAGTCAGACATTTATTTGCCCGGGATATTGAAAAAATTCCGCCGCTGAACCGAACGAAGGATTGGCCTGAGGGTCAGGCATATCTGGCACAATCGCTAACTAGTTGGGCGTCGCGTGGAATGGTTGATACTGAAAAGATGCTCGACGACCTGGAAAAAAAACTCGGCCGTCGGTTGAGTCGCGAAATTTCCCCTTCCTCATTAAAATTTACCCGAGGAAATTAATATGAGTACCGTTAAAAAAAGAAGCTTGCTTTCAAAACTATGGGAATACAGGCATTTTTACCTGTTTATTTCACCTTTCTTTATTCTGTTCGCTGTGTTCGGACTTTATCCTCTTATTTTCTCGATGTACCTGAGCTTTGTGGAATGGGACGGGCTGGGCGCACGAAAATGGGTGGGATTTAACAACTTTATTAATATGTTTTACGATGATATTTTTTTCAAGTCCCTGTGGAATACTTTGGTTATTGGAATTATACATATCCCGCCGATGTTCCTCGGAGCTTTTTTATTCGCCCTGATTCTGAACGCCTCATGGCTGAAGTTTCGCGGCCTGTTCCGCGCGGCCTTTTTCCTGCCTTGTGTTACTCCGATGGTAGTTATCGCTATCGTTTTCGGACTGCTTTACGGTCAGGATACAGGTTTTTTAAATTATCTGATTGTAAAGATTGGCGAATTACTCCCCTGGCTGCATTTAAAACCTATTCCATGGTTAGTCAGCGAGCAATGGTCGAAACCGTCGATTGCAGTCCTGCTGGTCTGGCGTTGGACCGGATATAATATGGTTATAATGCTGGCCGGGCTGCAGGGTATTTCAACGGAGTATTACGAAGCCGCCAAAATAGACGGAGCGAGCACATTTCAGCAAATGCGGTATATAACTTTGCCGTTAATGCGGCCCATCTTTGTCTTCTGCGGGATAATGTCATTAATCGGAACAGTATTTATGTTCGATGAGGTGTTTGTATTAACCGCGGGCGGCCCCGGCGTCTCATCGACTAATTTCGGTCTGTATCTTTTTAATACATCCTTCACTGATTTCAGGTTCGGGCGGGCATCTGCAATGGCTTATACCGTTGCACTGATTGTCCTTATGCTTACACTCATGATTCTAAAGTTCAGGAAGTCAGCAGCGGAGTAATAATATGTTAAAAAAACAAATTTCCAGCAGCCGACGCAAACAACTCTTTCAGAGATTGGCTATCTACGTAGGCCTGGCGATACTGGTTGTTATTTTTATATTTCCTTTTTACTGGCTGTTTATTTCGGCTTTCAAAAGCAAAGAGCAGATATTTACGATTCCTCCGACTTTTCTGCCTCATCCGTGGCATCTGGGCAACTTTATCAGAGTCTTCACGGAAACCAATATTATTCGGTGCTTCTTTAACTCCGTAATCCTTGCCATCGGCTATTGCACCCTTGCTTTATTTTTGTGTTCGCTGGGCGGATACGCCTTTGCCAAATACACCCGTGCGCCGGGCCACAATAAACTTTTCATCTTCGTGCTTGGAACAATGATGATTCCCGGCGCAGTAACGTTGATTCCTGTTTTTATGGTGCTCTGTAAGCTGCACATGGTCAACACATATTGGGCTATAATAATTCCCGGCGCCGCAAATGCATTCGGTATTTTCTGGATGCGTCAGTATATCAGCAGCAATCTCCCAAGCGACCTGATGGACGCCGCGAGGATTGACGGCTGCGGCGAGTTCGGAATTTATTGGCGAATCGCCCTGCCTGTTGCAAGGCCGGCGTTGGCAGCCCTTGGAATACTTTTCCTCATCGGAATATGGAACAACCTGATGTGGGCTTTTATCGTACTGCGGACAGAAGATATGTACACACTGCCGCTGATGATTTATCTGCTCAATGGTGAGTTGCGAACTCCTTATGAACTGATTATGGCGTCAGGGCTGGTGGCGACGCTTCCTCTCGTCATAGCTTTTCTGCTCTTCCAGAAACATTTTATCCAGGGTATTATGGCCGGCTCCATCAAGGCCTAATTTAGAACTTATAGAAGAACTGGAAATAAAACTGCCGTCCGGGTATCTCGGTGAAGCTTGTCGCCGAACCTGACCATTGCCTGCCTCCCTCGGTATGCGACTGGTCAAAGAGATTGGTAACGCCGATAGCAAGTTCAGCCGTATCTTTCCAGATGCTTCTGGCCAGGCGAACATCGAGTCTCCATGTGGAGTCTGTTTCTTCTATAGTATCGAGTGACTTGGTAATCCCTGCGCCGGTCCAATACAATTGAGTATTCAGCGTGGTGGATTTATCCAGATAAAAACGGTTGGTCAAACCTGCACGCTGCTGCGGACTCAGCATCATATCCAGTTTGTCACCATTACCATACCCGGTAAGTTCATTTCTGCACGATTGATGCATATACGTATGGAACCCACGTATAAGCCACCAATCGACAGGTCTCCAGTCGACCGACGTCTCAACGCCGTAAGTTGTAACATTATACATATTTTTGAATTGTTGGTGCCAGCTCGGGACTGTCAGGGTCTCTAAGGATATCAGGTCTTTAGTCTGATTGACGTATCCTTCAACATTAACTGATACGTTTTTCGCCCATTGCCCGCGGTAACCGACTTCGTAGGAAACCGATTCTTCATTCTTCAGAGAATCGTTTCCGAACTTACCCCATGATATACTGCTGTTTAAAAATTCTTCCCGTATAGTCGGCCTTCTAAATGCCTTTGATATTGCACCCCTTATAAAATGTTTCGGCGTAAACTCCCAGACCAAAGCCATACTTCCTGCCCAGTCATAGTTTGTAAACTCATTATAATGTCCTCTGAAACCAATGGTGTACCACAGGTTGTCAGCCAGGGTAATCTCATCTTCAATAAAAGCACTGACCTGGTCGTTGGCAAAACTCGACGGGGAAGTAGGATTAAATTGTCCTGCCATATGCGTCGTGCTGCTGTACATATCCCGTGTGTAGTCCGCCCCCAGAACAAAGTTGTGCTTATCGCGCACAAAGTTATACTGTACTTCGACCATTTCCTCATGAGAGCGTGTGTCTCCGCCAAGCCAGTTTCCCCAGTCCGGATCATCCTTCCAGTTATTCTTGTTACGCGTAATATAGCTTTCTGTCCACCGTATTTGAAACTTACTATCATCATCAAAAGTTTTCTCAAATAGAAGATTCATATACTGGAGAGCCTCACCTGCATTCTGCTGGCCGCCTGTAAAGGTCAGCATCTTATCATCGTCCAGTTTAAGTTCACCGCGCACGGTGCTTTGGAATGCATCGTAATCGTCGCCATTAAATCTATTAATGTCGCCGTTATAGTCGCGGGTAAATCCTTTTTCGTGAGAGGTACCCACCATGCCTCGATAGGAGAAAGGGCCGTCGGTGCCGCCGTATCGTATAAATCCCTGCTGCAATTCGCGGCTGCCCACACTGCCGGAAACCAGTCCGCCCTGAGTATCGGCCGCTTTTTTAGTGATAATATTAATTACACCATTCATCGCGTTGACGCCCCAGACAACACCGCCGGAACCGCGAATGACTTCGATTCGTTCAATCTCGTCCAGGAATACCGGATTCAGGTAAAACAAAGTTCCGCCGAGATACGGGTCGTACAACGGCCGGCCGTCCAGCAGAACCTGCATTCTTTCATTACTCCACTTGGCAAATCCTCGGCTGCCTACTTCATAAACAAGCCCTTTAGTCCGGAACACATCCATTCCGGGCACCTGCCGGAAAAGTTCCTCTATTCTTACTGGACCTGCCTGCCTGATATCTTCTGCTGTTATTACATACACCGCTCGGGACGCTCGATTTAAGGATTGAGACCTACGTGCCGAAGAGGTAATTTCCACCTTCATCAGGTCCTCAAGGGACATACTGAATAAACTATTCGTATCGGAAGACTCTGCACCAAAAGCGTCAAGCGAAACCGATAAAAGAATCAACAGAAATGCAATAACACAAAAAGCTGACCCCGCCCTGCAACTTTTGCCCTTTATTTTAAGCATACAGTATTCCTAATTAAACAACGCAATTGCAACCTCTGTCGTAATATCGTCTTATTGGAAATCTTAAATAATACTATTTTGCGTTTTTCTTTAACCATTTTGCGGCACAAACTCATTTCCCCAAAGCATGTGAAGCCTGTTATTGGACATTGTGACAATTATGTGTTGTCTATGAAATTCAGAATATTATGAGAAGTCTTTTGGAGATGACATAAAAAAACTGCCCGGCGGATAACCGGGCAGTTTTTTTATACTTGTTGGAAAACCCTCAGTTTTACGGGCGCGTACCGCCGCCAAGAATCACCAGACCTTTTGTCATTTCAACGTTTTTCCAGTTCCCGTCAATCGGTTTGAACAACGCCCTGTTGCCGACCGGCGAACTGAATATCCATGCCGGCTCCCAGTAAACCACGTTACTATTTATTGCCAGCACATCAGCGATATATTTTGCCTGGGTATCTTCGGTTGCTGAATTGCCCCTGTAGTAGTCTCCCAATTCGCAGATTACAATTTCTTTTTTATACGACTTGGCCTGTTCATGAATGACCCTGAAGTTGTTGATATTGCCATGATGCTCCGGATAGTAAGACAGCCCTATCACATCGAACGAGACGCTTGATGCGAGAAGATTATCAAAGAACCATTTGAGGTCCGCTGCTTTGTTCTCAGCGACATGAATTATACTGAGCCCGCCCCCTCCGTCCTTGATTCCTTTGTGGGCCGAGGTAATAAGTTCTCTAAGAGTCGCCCAATTTCCATCACAGGCGTTTCCTTCCGGCCAGAGCATGCCGCAGTTTGTCTCATTGCCAATCTGTGTGTAGTCCGGCTTTATCTGCGAGCAGACATCTTTCGTATAATCATAAACTTTGGCAACAAGTTGTTCCTTAGTCAGACCGGCCCACGCTGCAGGTTTTGTCTGCACGCCAGGATTGGCCCATGTGTCGGAGTAATGAATATCCAGCATAATTTTCATCCCGGCTGCTTTGCATCTCTCGGTCAGGGCTTTCACATAGTCAAGGTTCATAGCTACCCCGGCGTCATTAGTGTCAGGGTTAACGAATAATCGTATACGAACAAGGTCTATGCCGTGATTCTTTAAAATAGTGAGAAGGTCTTTTTGTACGCCATCATCGTTGTACTTGACGCCATCAGCTTCCTGCCGAGTTAGTATGGATATGTCCACGCCTCTAAAGGCATAGGCTTTGTTTGGCATCACAACACACATTAAAAGTAATACTGCAATCGCCGAATAAATAATTTTCCTGTACATTATTTTTTCCTTTCAAAAATAATCTCAACGAAGTTTTCCCAGCGTCACATTCTCCAGTTCGATAGCGCAGGGGCCGTCGTTATAATCCTGAATAAATCGGGTACCAATTGAAATTTGCAGCGACTCTACGTTTTCAATATGAAGCCTGTCTCCTTCACCGCCGCGGTTGGTCGGCGTTGAAAGCCAATAAGAATGGCCCGACCAGCCTCGCGG
Proteins encoded in this window:
- a CDS encoding glycosyl hydrolase 53 family protein, with the protein product MYRKIIYSAIAVLLLMCVVMPNKAYAFRGVDISILTRQEADGVKYNDDGVQKDLLTILKNHGIDLVRIRLFVNPDTNDAGVAMNLDYVKALTERCKAAGMKIMLDIHYSDTWANPGVQTKPAAWAGLTKEQLVAKVYDYTKDVCSQIKPDYTQIGNETNCGMLWPEGNACDGNWATLRELITSAHKGIKDGGGGLSIIHVAENKAADLKWFFDNLLASSVSFDVIGLSYYPEHHGNINNFRVIHEQAKSYKKEIVICELGDYYRGNSATEDTQAKYIADVLAINSNVVYWEPAWIFSSPVGNRALFKPIDGNWKNVEMTKGLVILGGGTRP